One Diospyros lotus cultivar Yz01 chromosome 1, ASM1463336v1, whole genome shotgun sequence genomic window carries:
- the LOC127810648 gene encoding auxin-induced protein 15A-like, with protein MGIRSMKIAEAKRKLQRTLSPRNRTVSAPTDVPKGCLAVYVGEALRRFVIPVSYLNHPLFQDLLHWAEEEFGYNHPMGGLTLPCGEDYFISLTSLLNAP; from the coding sequence ATGGGCATCCGATCGATGAAGATAGCCGAGGCCAAACGGAAGCTCCAGCGAACTCTTTCGCCTAGGAACAGAACAGTTTCAGCGCCTACTGATGTGCCGAAAGGCTGCCTGGCAGTTTATGTGGGCGAAGCGCTTAGGCGCTTCGTCATTCCGGTATCTTACCTTAACCATCCCTTATTCCAAGACTTGCTACATTGGGCAGAAGAAGAGTTCGGGTACAATCATCCCATGGGAGGTTTAACACTTCCCTGCGGCGAAGATTACTTCATTAGCCTTACTTCTTTGTTAAATGCTCCATAA
- the LOC127812160 gene encoding auxin-induced protein 15A-like — MGIRLATFVIQAKQILQMRSLNSKSSSSPVAKTANVPKGHFAVYVGEKQKNRFVIPLSYLKNPSFQELLRRAEEEYGYDPPMGGLTIPCSEDALLNVASLLKYT; from the coding sequence ATGGGGATTCGGTTGGCCACGTTTGTTATTCAGGCAAAGCAGATTCTGCAGATGAGGTCTCTTAACAGTAAGTCGTCGTCTTCACCGGTGGCGAAGACGGCGAACGTTCCGAAGGGTCATTTCGCAGTTTACGTGGGCGAGAAGCAGAAGAACCGGTTTGTGATCCCCTTGTCGTACCTGAAGAATCCTTCGTTCCAGGAGTTGTTGAGGCGAGCTGAGGAAGAATACGGGTATGATCCTCCGATGGGCGGTCTCACCATTCCCTGCAGCGAGGACGCCTTATTGAATGTGGCTTCACTGCTCAAGTATACGTAG